In Argonema galeatum A003/A1, one DNA window encodes the following:
- the rpsR gene encoding 30S ribosomal protein S18 has translation MTYYRRRLSPIKPTDPIDYKDVDLLRKFITERGKILPRRITGLTAKQQRDLTIAIKRARIVALLPFINQEG, from the coding sequence ATGACTTACTATCGTCGCCGCCTTTCCCCAATTAAGCCAACCGATCCCATCGACTACAAGGATGTCGATCTGTTACGCAAATTTATTACGGAGCGGGGCAAGATTTTGCCGCGCCGGATCACGGGTTTGACGGCTAAACAACAAAGAGACCTGACCATAGCCATTAAGCGGGCTCGCATAGTGGCGTTGTTACCCTTTATTAACCAAGAAGGGTAA